The following are encoded in a window of Saccharothrix longispora genomic DNA:
- a CDS encoding phosphodiester glycosidase family protein: MTPRPRSASVAASLAAALLLPLPDAHAAPPAPPVPVASAPTSPVSTSPVSTSPVSTRAESAPDLLEPPVGRALAVDPARRIETARSTRPVAPGVTLDSFDWYEPGDVGGWVRGDALTVDLTAGTRVDYLHPGAVSAAEPLSAQADRTRAVAAVNGDFFDIDNSDAPRGVGVQGGRTVKSPDADHRRAAGVDAAGVGRVMEVLFDGRVTRADGTTIRLDQLNNLLVRNGGIGVFDPLWGSYSRARAVRGATGVTEVVVRGGVVAELRDRAGDDPVPPDGFVLVGREAGADVLKTLEVGERVALEHTAKAADGTALRAAVGGNQLLVENGVVVAPDDPLNPRTAVGFDAAGERMFLLTVDGRQSAYLPGLSLRDVASVLKEMGAHNALNLDGGGSSTLLARRPGAESVSVENSPSDGGERPVPNGLALYAPEGSGELTGFRVGTALDPRDAPGDGTVPGGRPDRVFPGLTRPLVAEGYDETYGPARDERHEWRTTRPDVGRVGGDGVFRASRPGTTTAVARRGGVSGEVALTVLGPLAGLSATTARLSLPDVGATGEVGVVGRDGDGFTAPVEPADLVLEHDPAVVRVVPRDGRLAVTALAPGATTVVARVGAHEVRVPVTVGLEERLVAGFDDGASWTFGSARGSGRVEPAAGRTGPGLRMTYDFTRSTGTRTAYAVPPAPIEVPGQPLALGAWVHGHGRGEWTAFTVTDASGQSRSLYGPHITWTGWRYLEVPVPAALAFPLRVNRFYTIETSADRQYTGEVLVDDIVAKVPPSVELPVTEPVEDRVVVADGTVADRPWRFAVLSDAQFVARDPDSALVRAARRTLREVKAQRPDFLVIAGDFVDEASPEDLALARRVLTEELGDELPWYYAPGNHEIMGPGTIENFRREFGATHRVFDHRGTRFVLLDSSTGTLRGGGFEQAVLLREALRDHSAVGSVVVVQHHPPRDPTPTRGSQLSDRLEADLVEDWLADFRRTTGKGAAFVGGHVGLFHASRVDGVPYLVNGNSGKAPAGDAGRGGFTGWTMLGVGARHPGDDWIAAEVRPHVDALTLTAPPAVRVGTSVPVTATVTQGSRQVPVDHPVSADWSGSPNLHVGPPTGLRPWHAAHLDPRTGTLTALRPAGVTVTVTVNGTTRHTTVNVS, translated from the coding sequence GTGACCCCACGTCCTCGCTCCGCTTCCGTGGCCGCCTCCCTGGCCGCGGCCCTCCTCCTGCCCCTGCCCGACGCCCACGCCGCACCGCCGGCCCCTCCCGTCCCGGTCGCCTCGGCACCGACCTCCCCGGTGTCGACCTCCCCGGTGTCGACCTCCCCGGTGTCGACGCGGGCGGAGTCCGCCCCGGACCTGCTCGAACCGCCGGTCGGCCGCGCCCTCGCCGTCGACCCGGCCCGCCGGATCGAGACCGCCCGCAGCACCCGCCCGGTCGCGCCCGGCGTCACCCTGGACTCCTTCGACTGGTACGAGCCCGGTGACGTGGGCGGCTGGGTGCGCGGCGACGCGCTGACCGTCGACCTGACCGCCGGCACCCGCGTCGACTACCTGCACCCCGGCGCCGTCTCGGCCGCCGAACCGCTGTCCGCCCAGGCGGACCGGACCCGCGCGGTCGCCGCCGTCAACGGCGACTTCTTCGACATCGACAACTCCGACGCGCCGCGGGGCGTGGGCGTCCAGGGCGGCCGCACGGTCAAGTCGCCCGACGCGGACCACCGCCGCGCCGCCGGGGTGGACGCGGCGGGCGTCGGCCGCGTGATGGAGGTCCTCTTCGACGGCCGGGTCACCCGCGCCGACGGCACGACGATCCGCCTCGACCAGCTCAACAACCTCCTCGTCCGGAACGGCGGGATCGGTGTGTTCGACCCGCTGTGGGGCTCCTACAGCCGGGCGCGCGCCGTGCGGGGCGCGACCGGCGTCACCGAGGTCGTGGTGCGCGGCGGCGTCGTCGCCGAGCTGCGCGACCGCGCGGGCGACGACCCGGTGCCGCCCGACGGCTTCGTCCTCGTCGGCCGCGAGGCGGGCGCCGACGTGCTCAAAACCCTGGAGGTGGGCGAGCGGGTCGCCTTGGAGCACACCGCGAAGGCCGCCGACGGCACCGCCCTGCGCGCCGCCGTCGGCGGCAACCAGCTGCTGGTCGAGAACGGCGTCGTGGTCGCGCCCGACGACCCGCTCAACCCCCGCACCGCGGTCGGCTTCGACGCCGCCGGCGAGCGGATGTTCCTGCTCACCGTGGACGGCCGCCAGTCGGCGTACCTGCCGGGCCTGAGCCTCCGGGACGTCGCCTCGGTGCTCAAGGAGATGGGGGCGCACAACGCGCTCAACCTCGACGGCGGCGGCTCGTCGACGCTGCTGGCGCGCCGGCCCGGCGCCGAGTCGGTGAGCGTGGAGAACAGCCCGTCCGACGGCGGCGAGCGGCCCGTGCCCAACGGGCTGGCCCTGTACGCCCCGGAGGGCAGCGGCGAGCTGACCGGGTTCCGGGTCGGCACCGCCCTCGACCCGCGCGACGCGCCCGGCGACGGCACCGTCCCCGGCGGCCGGCCCGACCGCGTCTTCCCCGGCCTGACCAGGCCGCTGGTCGCCGAGGGGTACGACGAGACCTACGGCCCGGCGCGCGACGAGCGGCACGAGTGGCGCACGACGCGGCCCGACGTGGGCCGGGTGGGCGGCGACGGCGTGTTCCGCGCCTCCCGGCCCGGCACGACCACCGCGGTCGCGCGGCGCGGCGGCGTGTCCGGCGAGGTCGCGCTGACCGTGCTGGGACCGCTCGCGGGCCTGTCCGCGACGACCGCGCGGCTGAGCCTGCCCGACGTCGGCGCCACCGGGGAGGTCGGCGTGGTCGGCCGGGACGGCGACGGGTTCACCGCGCCGGTCGAACCCGCCGACCTGGTCCTGGAGCACGACCCGGCCGTGGTCCGGGTCGTGCCCCGGGACGGCCGGCTGGCGGTCACCGCCCTCGCGCCGGGCGCCACGACGGTCGTGGCCCGCGTCGGGGCGCACGAGGTGCGCGTGCCCGTCACCGTCGGCCTGGAGGAGCGGCTCGTCGCCGGGTTCGACGACGGGGCGTCCTGGACGTTCGGGTCGGCCCGCGGTTCCGGCCGGGTCGAACCCGCGGCCGGGCGCACCGGTCCCGGCCTGCGGATGACCTACGACTTCACCCGGTCGACCGGCACGCGCACCGCCTACGCCGTCCCGCCCGCGCCGATCGAGGTGCCCGGCCAGCCGCTGGCGCTCGGCGCGTGGGTCCACGGCCACGGCCGCGGCGAGTGGACGGCGTTCACCGTCACCGACGCGTCGGGCCAGAGCCGGTCGCTGTACGGCCCGCACATCACCTGGACGGGGTGGCGGTACCTGGAGGTGCCGGTGCCCGCCGCGCTCGCGTTCCCCCTGCGGGTGAACAGGTTCTACACGATCGAGACCAGCGCTGACCGCCAGTACACGGGGGAGGTGCTCGTGGACGACATCGTGGCCAAGGTGCCGCCGAGCGTCGAGCTGCCCGTCACCGAGCCGGTCGAGGACCGGGTGGTCGTGGCGGACGGCACCGTCGCCGACCGGCCGTGGCGGTTCGCCGTGCTGTCGGACGCGCAGTTCGTGGCGCGCGACCCGGACAGCGCCCTGGTGCGGGCCGCGCGGCGCACGCTGCGCGAGGTCAAGGCGCAGCGGCCGGACTTCCTGGTGATCGCGGGCGACTTCGTCGACGAGGCGTCGCCCGAGGACCTCGCGCTGGCCCGGCGCGTGCTCACCGAGGAGTTGGGCGACGAGCTGCCCTGGTACTACGCGCCGGGCAACCACGAGATCATGGGGCCGGGCACGATCGAGAACTTCCGCCGCGAGTTCGGCGCCACGCACCGGGTGTTCGACCACCGGGGCACGCGGTTCGTGCTGCTCGACTCGTCCACCGGCACCCTGCGCGGCGGCGGGTTCGAGCAGGCCGTGCTGCTGCGCGAGGCGTTGCGCGACCACTCGGCGGTCGGCTCGGTCGTCGTGGTGCAGCACCACCCGCCGCGCGACCCGACGCCCACCAGGGGCAGTCAGCTGTCGGACCGGCTGGAGGCCGACCTGGTGGAGGACTGGCTGGCGGACTTCCGGCGCACCACCGGCAAGGGCGCGGCGTTCGTCGGCGGGCACGTCGGCCTGTTCCACGCCTCGCGGGTGGACGGCGTGCCGTACCTGGTGAACGGCAACTCGGGCAAGGCCCCCGCCGGTGACGCGGGCCGCGGCGGGTTCACCGGCTGGACCATGCTCGGCGTCGGCGCCCGCCACCCCGGTGACGACTGGATCGCCGCCGAGGTCCGCCCGCACGTGGACGCGCTGACCCTGACCGCGCCGCCCGCCGTCCGCGTGGGCACGTCGGTCCCGGTCACGGCCACCGTCACCCAGGGGTCCCGCCAGGTCCCGGTGGACCACCCGGTCAGCGCGGACTGGTCGGGTTCGCCGAACCTGCACGTCGGCCCGCCGACCGGCCTCCGCCCCTGGCACGCGGCCCACCTGGACCCGCGCACCGGCACCCTGACCGCACTGCGCCCGGCCGGGGTCACCGTCACCGTCACCGTGAACGGCACGACCCGGCACACCACCGTCAACGTGTCGTAA
- a CDS encoding AraC family transcriptional regulator: MLTRTIAIHYVTAALRGAVRRGHDPAEFLGPAGIGEALLGDERARVTPEQYSTLVRALWDVLGDEFMGLGPRPSKRGTFATMCLLAVHCPSLDDALRRGLAFYGLFDVRPAMALGERDGAAAFTLAAQDVDDPDRFLVESLLVLWHRFSSWLIGRRIPLRGVDLAYPEPPHGAEYHLIFGAPLRFGAPTTTLTFDTRFLRMPVVQDEAALRRFLRNSPAELLSRRDYGADASGQVRRMLGGGVVGLDNVAARLGVSAPTLRRRLTAEGTSFREVREQLLRDQAVASLVRGGESVEELALRLGFSEASAFHRAFKRWTGASPGAYRGGAG; the protein is encoded by the coding sequence ATGCTCACCAGGACCATCGCCATCCACTACGTGACCGCCGCGCTGCGCGGGGCCGTTCGGCGCGGTCACGACCCCGCGGAGTTCCTCGGACCCGCCGGGATCGGCGAGGCGCTGCTGGGCGACGAGCGCGCCAGGGTCACGCCCGAGCAGTACTCCACGCTGGTCAGGGCCCTGTGGGACGTGCTGGGCGACGAGTTCATGGGCCTGGGGCCGAGGCCGAGCAAGCGCGGCACGTTCGCCACGATGTGCCTGCTCGCGGTGCACTGCCCGTCGCTGGACGACGCGCTGCGGCGCGGGCTCGCGTTCTACGGGCTGTTCGACGTGCGGCCGGCGATGGCGCTGGGCGAGCGGGACGGCGCCGCCGCGTTCACCCTGGCCGCGCAGGACGTGGACGACCCGGACCGGTTCCTGGTCGAGTCGCTGCTGGTGCTGTGGCACCGCTTCTCGTCGTGGCTGATCGGGCGGCGCATCCCGCTGCGCGGCGTCGACCTGGCCTATCCCGAACCGCCGCACGGCGCGGAGTACCACCTGATCTTCGGGGCGCCGCTGAGGTTCGGCGCGCCCACGACGACGCTCACGTTCGACACGCGGTTCCTGCGGATGCCGGTCGTGCAGGACGAGGCGGCGCTGCGGCGGTTCCTGCGCAACTCGCCCGCCGAGCTGCTGTCCCGGCGCGACTACGGCGCGGACGCGTCCGGCCAGGTCCGGCGGATGCTCGGCGGCGGGGTGGTGGGCCTGGACAACGTCGCCGCGCGGCTCGGCGTGAGCGCGCCGACCCTGCGCCGCAGGCTGACGGCCGAGGGCACGTCGTTCCGCGAGGTGCGCGAGCAGCTGCTGCGCGACCAGGCGGTGGCGAGCCTCGTGCGGGGCGGCGAATCGGTGGAGGAGCTGGCGCTGCGGCTGGGCTTCTCCGAGGCGAGCGCCTTCCACCGGGCGTTCAAGCGCTGGACGGGCGCCAGCCCCGGCGCCTACCGGGGCGGGGCCGGCTGA
- a CDS encoding DM13 domain-containing protein — protein MSKRVVVTVVAGVVVVGLVVGVALFQPWRLWTDRTADEALLVPVATAPATSAASTTSASTTSASTASAPTTTTPAGPVALASGPFRSLEHATTGSATLVRLPGGGHAVQFESLDTSDGPDLYVYLSDKPSDSPESAFGSGFTNLGKLRANRGDQVYEVPAGTALDAVRSVVIWCERFSAGFAVAPLEQS, from the coding sequence ATGTCCAAGCGCGTGGTCGTGACCGTGGTGGCCGGTGTCGTGGTGGTGGGGCTCGTCGTGGGGGTGGCGCTGTTCCAGCCGTGGCGGCTGTGGACGGACCGGACAGCCGACGAGGCCCTCCTGGTCCCGGTCGCGACGGCCCCGGCCACGTCGGCGGCGTCCACCACGTCGGCGTCCACCACGTCGGCGTCCACCGCGTCGGCACCGACCACCACGACGCCGGCGGGCCCGGTGGCGCTGGCCTCCGGCCCGTTCCGCTCGCTGGAGCACGCCACGACGGGCAGCGCGACGCTGGTCCGGCTGCCGGGCGGCGGGCACGCCGTCCAGTTCGAGTCGCTGGACACCAGCGACGGCCCGGACCTGTACGTGTACCTGTCGGACAAGCCCTCGGACTCGCCGGAATCCGCGTTCGGCTCCGGTTTCACGAACCTGGGGAAATTGCGGGCGAACCGGGGCGATCAGGTCTACGAAGTGCCGGCCGGAACGGCCTTGGACGCCGTCCGCAGCGTCGTGATCTGGTGCGAGAGGTTTTCCGCCGGGTTCGCCGTAGCACCCCTGGAACAGTCGTGA
- a CDS encoding GNAT family N-acetyltransferase, translated as MEPTPKTWRLRVELDDSPGALARITTRLADRDCNVLALSVIPVPGGVLDELVVRGGDPDLLPADLVAAVRAEGGRCVGITRADVRDLVDAPTAALRAAGHAVRDPGTLCEALRAVLAADSVVAVPDSGVEDPGENCARLVARDGTVVVARRGWAPFTQVELARARALLDLLAGGGVVAPQPTALVTADGMAVVLRPGRTGDEDAVAALHARCSMGTLFNRYHAGVRTVPRRWLHRLLSPPRGTTVVAHCADRVIALGQLIPMSTPDSAEVSLLVEDAWQGRGVGTALLGALARTARAAGYAELVGWCLPAETGLVRTAARAGLVASTRREDGLHRVSISATGVGIARPSVRESASQQIASG; from the coding sequence ATGGAGCCCACACCGAAGACCTGGCGGCTGCGCGTCGAGCTCGACGACAGCCCCGGCGCGCTGGCCCGGATCACCACGAGGCTGGCCGACCGGGACTGCAACGTGCTGGCCCTGTCCGTGATCCCGGTGCCCGGAGGGGTGCTCGACGAGCTGGTCGTGCGGGGCGGCGACCCGGACCTGCTGCCCGCCGACCTGGTCGCGGCCGTGCGGGCCGAGGGCGGCCGGTGCGTCGGCATCACCCGGGCGGACGTGCGCGACCTGGTGGACGCGCCGACGGCGGCCCTGCGCGCGGCCGGCCACGCCGTGCGCGACCCCGGCACGCTGTGCGAGGCGCTGCGCGCCGTGCTGGCGGCCGACTCGGTGGTCGCCGTGCCCGACAGCGGCGTCGAGGACCCCGGCGAGAACTGCGCGCGACTCGTCGCGCGGGACGGCACGGTGGTCGTCGCCCGGCGCGGCTGGGCGCCGTTCACGCAGGTGGAGCTGGCGCGGGCGCGGGCGCTGCTGGACCTGCTGGCGGGCGGCGGCGTGGTCGCGCCGCAGCCGACCGCGCTGGTCACCGCGGACGGCATGGCCGTCGTGCTGCGGCCCGGCCGCACGGGTGACGAGGACGCGGTGGCCGCGCTGCACGCGCGCTGCTCGATGGGCACCCTGTTCAACCGGTACCACGCGGGGGTGCGGACCGTGCCCAGGCGCTGGCTGCACCGGCTGCTCAGCCCGCCGCGCGGCACCACGGTCGTCGCCCACTGCGCCGACCGGGTCATCGCGCTCGGCCAGCTGATCCCGATGTCCACTCCGGACAGCGCCGAGGTGTCGCTGCTGGTGGAGGACGCCTGGCAGGGGCGGGGAGTGGGGACGGCGCTGCTCGGCGCGCTGGCCCGCACCGCGCGTGCCGCCGGGTACGCGGAACTGGTCGGCTGGTGCCTGCCCGCGGAGACCGGGCTGGTGCGCACGGCGGCCCGCGCGGGCCTGGTCGCGTCGACCCGCCGGGAGGACGGCCTGCACCGCGTGTCGATCTCCGCGACCGGGGTGGGGATCGCCCGTCCGAGCGTGCGTGAGAGCGCTTCCCAACAGATCGCCTCGGGCTAA
- a CDS encoding LacI family DNA-binding transcriptional regulator, which yields MSVQSHSARPTLEDVAAKAGVSRATASRVLNASPRVSPEAHEAVTAAVVELGYQPNHAARALVTRRTGAVAVVFSEPEPKIFDDPHFAWLIRSAARALADADVQMVLMLVHSPQDQARAERFLAGGHVDGALMFVPHKGDQILQATRKLPLPAVFAGRPWGSLRGLHLVDHDNEGGGLLATEHLISMGREKIVSVTGPLDEHSAMDRLAGWRLAVGADDETTELMTEDGGFSREGGKRAMQALLARVPDLDAAFIASDHMAAGALDALREAGRRVPEDVAVVGFDDHPMIAPHTTPSLTSVRQDTTAQVRHMVTHLLRLLREEPVKARREVLPTTLVKRESAP from the coding sequence GTGTCCGTCCAATCGCACAGCGCCCGGCCCACGCTGGAGGACGTAGCGGCGAAGGCTGGCGTTTCCCGTGCGACGGCGTCGCGGGTGCTCAACGCCTCACCCAGGGTGAGCCCGGAGGCGCACGAGGCGGTCACCGCGGCCGTGGTGGAGCTGGGCTACCAGCCCAACCACGCCGCGCGGGCCCTCGTGACCAGGCGGACCGGCGCGGTGGCGGTGGTGTTCTCCGAGCCGGAGCCGAAGATCTTCGACGACCCGCACTTCGCGTGGCTGATCCGCTCCGCGGCGCGCGCGCTCGCCGACGCCGACGTGCAGATGGTGCTGATGCTGGTGCACTCGCCGCAGGACCAGGCGCGCGCCGAGCGGTTCCTGGCCGGCGGGCACGTGGACGGCGCGCTGATGTTCGTCCCGCACAAGGGCGACCAGATCCTCCAGGCGACGCGCAAGCTGCCGCTGCCCGCCGTCTTCGCCGGCCGCCCGTGGGGCTCGCTGCGCGGCCTGCACCTGGTGGACCACGACAACGAGGGTGGCGGCCTGCTCGCCACCGAGCACCTGATCTCGATGGGGCGCGAGAAGATCGTGTCGGTGACGGGTCCGTTGGACGAGCACTCGGCGATGGACCGGCTCGCGGGCTGGCGGCTCGCGGTGGGCGCCGACGACGAGACCACGGAGCTGATGACCGAGGACGGCGGCTTCTCCCGCGAGGGCGGCAAGCGCGCCATGCAGGCGCTGCTGGCCCGGGTGCCCGACCTCGACGCCGCGTTCATCGCCTCCGACCACATGGCGGCGGGCGCGCTGGACGCGCTGCGCGAGGCGGGCAGGCGCGTGCCGGAGGACGTGGCGGTCGTCGGCTTCGACGACCACCCGATGATCGCGCCGCACACCACGCCCTCGCTGACCAGCGTGCGCCAGGACACGACCGCCCAGGTGCGGCACATGGTCACCCACCTGCTGCGGCTGCTGCGCGAGGAGCCGGTCAAGGCGCGGCGCGAGGTGCTGCCGACCACCCTGGTCAAGCGCGAGTCCGCGCCGTAG
- a CDS encoding GH1 family beta-glucosidase yields MTTTDPATEVDLLRFPPDFLWGAATAAFQIEGATTEDGRGPSIWDTFAARPGAVLGGDTGDPACDHYRRYASDVELVAGLGLGAYRFSVAWPRVQPTGAGRVEPRGLDFYDRLVDELLGRGVRPVATLYHWDLPQALEDAGGWRSRDTSYRFADYAAFVHERLADRVQLWTTLNEPWCSAFLGYADGVHAPGVVDPKGALEAAHHLLLGHGLAVEAMRAQAPADHRLSIVLNFCSVTPDSDPEAARRVDGLQNRLFLDPLAGRGYPEDVLADTAWLGDWSAVVREGDLDVIAAPIDWMGVNYYSPTRVALSDDPAFVPGGPHPGLRGVEFLPARGEVTGFGWEVDASSFTALLERLGRDVDVPLVVTENGSAFPDEVVDGEVDDVERTRYLVDHLRAVHRAVQAGVDVRGYFAWSLLDNFEWAAGYSQRFGIVHVDYATQVRTVKRSGRTLARVVGANAVPATGYDVA; encoded by the coding sequence ATGACGACAACCGACCCGGCCACCGAGGTCGACCTGCTGCGCTTCCCGCCGGACTTCCTGTGGGGCGCGGCGACGGCGGCGTTCCAGATCGAGGGCGCCACCACCGAGGACGGGCGCGGACCGTCCATCTGGGACACCTTCGCGGCGCGCCCGGGCGCGGTGCTGGGCGGCGACACGGGCGATCCGGCGTGCGACCACTACCGGCGCTACGCCTCGGACGTGGAGCTGGTGGCCGGGCTGGGCCTGGGCGCCTACCGGTTCTCCGTCGCGTGGCCGCGCGTGCAGCCCACCGGGGCCGGCCGCGTCGAGCCGAGGGGGCTCGACTTCTACGACCGCCTGGTGGACGAGCTGCTCGGCCGGGGCGTGCGCCCGGTCGCGACGCTCTACCACTGGGACCTGCCGCAGGCGTTGGAGGACGCGGGCGGGTGGCGGTCGCGTGACACGTCGTACCGGTTCGCCGACTACGCGGCGTTCGTGCACGAGCGCCTGGCCGACCGGGTGCAGCTGTGGACGACGCTCAACGAGCCGTGGTGCTCGGCGTTCCTCGGGTACGCCGACGGCGTCCACGCGCCCGGCGTGGTCGACCCGAAGGGCGCGCTGGAGGCCGCGCACCACCTGCTGCTCGGCCACGGCCTGGCGGTGGAGGCGATGCGCGCGCAGGCGCCGGCCGACCACCGGCTCTCCATCGTGCTGAACTTCTGCTCGGTGACGCCGGACTCCGACCCCGAGGCGGCCCGCCGCGTCGACGGCCTCCAGAACCGGCTGTTCCTCGACCCGCTGGCCGGGCGCGGCTACCCGGAGGACGTGCTGGCCGACACCGCGTGGCTGGGCGACTGGTCCGCGGTGGTGCGGGAGGGCGACCTGGACGTGATCGCCGCGCCCATCGACTGGATGGGCGTCAACTACTACAGCCCCACCCGCGTCGCGCTGTCCGACGACCCGGCGTTCGTCCCCGGCGGCCCGCACCCCGGTCTGCGCGGGGTGGAGTTCCTGCCCGCGCGGGGGGAGGTCACCGGGTTCGGCTGGGAGGTGGACGCGTCGTCGTTCACCGCCCTGCTGGAACGCCTGGGCCGGGACGTCGACGTGCCGCTGGTGGTCACCGAGAACGGGTCGGCGTTCCCCGACGAGGTCGTGGACGGCGAGGTGGACGACGTCGAGCGGACCCGCTACCTGGTCGACCACCTGCGCGCCGTGCACCGGGCGGTGCAGGCGGGCGTGGACGTGCGCGGGTACTTCGCGTGGTCGCTGCTGGACAACTTCGAGTGGGCCGCCGGGTACAGCCAGCGGTTCGGCATCGTGCACGTGGACTACGCCACGCAGGTCCGCACGGTGAAGCGCAGCGGCCGCACCCTCGCCCGCGTGGTGGGCGCGAACGCCGTGCCGGCGACCGGGTACGACGTGGCGTGA
- a CDS encoding carbohydrate ABC transporter permease, with translation MRAKFSATKAGPLAYAVLVVVLLASVFPLYYSFLIASKDNSALGEAVPSLVPGGNLFENLARVFDTVDFWLAMQNSLVVAGTVAISNVVLGTLAGFAFARLRFRGGNALFLVVVGTSMVPTQLGVIPLYMLMSDLDWYGTLQAVIVPALIGAFSVFWMRQACEESVPFELVEAARVDGCSVLRTFWHVAFPAVRPQAAVMGMFTFMTAWNDFFWPLIVLDPNDSPTVQVALSTLASGYYTDYSLMLSGASLAVLPVVAIFLLLARQIVGGIMQGAVKG, from the coding sequence GTGCGCGCGAAGTTCTCCGCCACCAAGGCCGGACCGCTCGCCTACGCGGTGCTGGTCGTGGTGCTGCTCGCGTCGGTCTTCCCGCTCTACTACTCGTTCCTCATCGCCAGCAAGGACAACTCGGCGCTCGGCGAGGCGGTGCCGTCGCTCGTGCCGGGCGGCAACCTGTTCGAGAACCTGGCCCGCGTGTTCGACACCGTCGACTTCTGGCTCGCCATGCAGAACTCGCTGGTCGTCGCGGGCACGGTGGCGATCAGCAACGTCGTGCTCGGCACGCTCGCGGGCTTCGCGTTCGCCCGGCTGCGGTTCCGGGGCGGCAACGCGCTGTTCCTGGTCGTCGTCGGCACGTCCATGGTGCCCACGCAGCTCGGCGTGATCCCGCTCTACATGCTGATGTCGGACCTCGACTGGTACGGCACGCTCCAGGCGGTCATCGTGCCCGCGCTGATCGGCGCGTTCTCGGTGTTCTGGATGCGGCAGGCGTGCGAGGAGTCCGTGCCGTTCGAGCTGGTCGAGGCCGCGCGGGTGGACGGGTGCTCGGTGCTGCGGACGTTCTGGCACGTCGCGTTCCCGGCGGTGCGGCCGCAGGCGGCGGTGATGGGCATGTTCACGTTCATGACGGCCTGGAACGACTTCTTCTGGCCGCTGATCGTGCTGGACCCGAACGACAGCCCGACCGTGCAGGTGGCGCTGTCCACGCTGGCGAGCGGCTACTACACGGACTACTCGCTGATGCTCTCCGGTGCGTCGCTCGCGGTGCTGCCGGTCGTGGCGATCTTCCTCCTGCTGGCGCGGCAGATCGTCGGCGGGATCATGCAGGGCGCGGTCAAGGGGTGA
- a CDS encoding carbohydrate ABC transporter permease yields the protein MRLSWRDKLTRWDGKYTPYLIIAPFFLVFGVFGLYPLLYTAWVSLHDWQLIDGDQGFTGLANYAELLSDGNFWNALGNTVSLFLLSTVPQLFAALGLAALLDRGLRGRAFWRAGVLLPNVISVAAVALVFAQLYGRDFGIVNSLLGLVGVDPVDWRAETWASHLAISSMVMWRWVGYNALIYLAAMQSVPKDMYESAMLDGASRWRVFWSITVPSIRPTLLFTVIVSTIGGMQLFVEPQLFDPGGTATGTGGDDRQFQTLVMYLYEKGFRLFDAGYSSAIAWVLFLLILVVAMVNFAVTRRIASKG from the coding sequence GTGCGCCTGTCGTGGCGGGACAAGCTCACCCGGTGGGACGGCAAGTACACGCCGTACCTGATCATCGCGCCGTTCTTCCTGGTGTTCGGCGTCTTCGGCCTGTACCCGCTGCTCTACACCGCCTGGGTCTCCCTGCACGACTGGCAGCTCATCGACGGCGACCAGGGCTTCACCGGCCTCGCCAACTACGCCGAGCTGCTCTCCGACGGCAACTTCTGGAACGCGCTGGGCAACACGGTCAGCCTGTTCCTGCTCTCGACCGTGCCCCAGCTGTTCGCCGCGCTCGGCCTGGCCGCCCTGCTCGACCGAGGCCTGCGCGGCCGGGCGTTCTGGCGGGCCGGTGTGCTGCTGCCCAACGTCATCTCGGTCGCCGCCGTGGCACTGGTGTTCGCCCAGCTCTACGGCCGGGACTTCGGCATCGTCAACTCGCTCCTCGGCCTGGTCGGCGTCGACCCGGTGGACTGGCGCGCCGAGACGTGGGCCTCGCACCTGGCCATCAGCTCGATGGTGATGTGGCGGTGGGTCGGCTACAACGCGCTCATCTACCTGGCCGCCATGCAGTCCGTGCCCAAGGACATGTACGAGTCGGCGATGCTCGACGGCGCGTCCCGGTGGCGGGTGTTCTGGTCGATCACCGTGCCGAGCATCCGGCCGACGCTCCTGTTCACCGTCATCGTGTCCACCATCGGCGGCATGCAGCTGTTCGTCGAGCCGCAGCTGTTCGACCCGGGTGGCACGGCCACCGGCACCGGCGGCGACGACCGGCAGTTCCAGACCCTGGTGATGTACCTGTACGAGAAGGGCTTCCGGTTGTTCGACGCGGGCTACTCGTCGGCCATCGCGTGGGTGCTGTTCCTGCTCATCCTCGTGGTGGCGATGGTCAACTTCGCGGTGACGCGGCGCATCGCGTCGAAGGGGTGA